A portion of the Mycobacterium paraseoulense genome contains these proteins:
- a CDS encoding DoxX family protein, whose amino-acid sequence MSLFTSPKTYVALGAFHAVDAVLCGVQVAPIKKVLDDVGLPENVRPVLPVVKAAAAVGLLSVSRFPALARVTTAMLTVYFVVALGAHIRVRDKVVNALPAAMFLATFAVMTAKGPDRS is encoded by the coding sequence ATGAGCCTTTTCACTTCGCCGAAGACCTACGTGGCGCTCGGCGCCTTCCACGCCGTGGACGCGGTGCTATGCGGTGTCCAGGTGGCCCCGATCAAGAAGGTCCTGGACGACGTGGGTCTGCCGGAGAACGTTCGGCCCGTGCTGCCGGTGGTGAAGGCGGCCGCCGCCGTGGGCCTGTTGTCGGTCAGCCGCTTCCCCGCCCTGGCGCGGGTGACGACGGCGATGCTGACGGTCTACTTCGTCGTCGCGCTCGGCGCGCACATCCGGGTGCGCGACAAGGTCGTCAACGCCCTTCCGGCGGCGATGTTTCTGGCCACGTTCGCCGTGATGACGGCGAAGGGGCCCGACCGCAGTTAG
- a CDS encoding nitroreductase family deazaflavin-dependent oxidoreductase produces MSSTTLFASAGARVLRSRRLMRAPIWIYKARAGAVFGSRLLMLEHTGRKSGTPRYVVLEVVGHPAADTYVVASGFGRKAQWFRNIEADPRVRVFAGSHPPRRATARVLSQGEADRALAAYVSRHRAAWDQMRPVLEETLGVPITETDTPLPMVELRLD; encoded by the coding sequence ATGTCCAGCACAACTCTTTTCGCCAGCGCCGGCGCACGGGTGCTGCGGTCGCGGCGCCTCATGCGAGCGCCGATCTGGATCTACAAGGCCCGCGCGGGCGCGGTGTTCGGATCCCGGCTGCTGATGCTCGAACACACCGGCCGCAAGTCCGGGACACCGCGTTACGTGGTGCTGGAGGTCGTAGGCCATCCCGCTGCGGACACCTACGTCGTCGCCTCCGGCTTCGGCCGAAAGGCGCAGTGGTTCCGCAACATCGAGGCCGACCCGCGCGTGCGGGTCTTCGCCGGCAGCCACCCGCCCCGCCGCGCCACCGCTCGCGTACTGAGCCAAGGCGAGGCGGACCGCGCGCTGGCCGCCTACGTGAGCCGTCATCGCGCAGCGTGGGATCAGATGAGGCCGGTGCTGGAGGAAACGCTCGGCGTCCCGATCACCGAGACCGACACCCCGCTGCCCATGGTCGAGCTGCGCCTGGACTAA